One Rissa tridactyla isolate bRisTri1 chromosome 4, bRisTri1.patW.cur.20221130, whole genome shotgun sequence DNA window includes the following coding sequences:
- the EIF5 gene encoding eukaryotic translation initiation factor 5, with translation MSVNVNRSVSDQFYRYKMPRLIAKVEGKGNGIKTVIVNMVDVAKALNRPPTYPTKFFGCELGAQTQFDVKNDRYIVNGSHEANKLQDMLDGFIKKFVLCPECENPETDLHVNPKKQTIGNSCKACGYRGMLDTNHKLCTFILKNPPESGETGTGKKEKDKKNRKGKDKENGSVSSNETLPPPPPEEITPPQVVEEEDDDDWGEDTTEEAQRRRMDEISDHAKNLTLSEDLERTVEERVNILFDFVKKKKEEGVIDTSDKDIVAEAERLDVKAMGPLVLTEVLFDEKIREQIRKYRRHFLRFCHNNKKAQRYLLHGFECVVAMHQSQLISKIPHILKEMYDADLLEEEVILGWAEKASKKYVSKELAKEIRVKAEPFIKWLKEAEEESSGNEEEDEDENIEVVYSTTASVPKVETVKPANNKDDDIDIDAI, from the exons ATGTCTGTCAACGTCAACCGCAGTGTTTCAGATCAGTTCTATCGCTACAAAATGCCCCGTCTGATTGCCAAG gtGGAGGGCAAAGGAAATGGAATAAAGACGGTTATAGTCAACATGGTTGACGTTGCAAAGGCGCTTAATCGGCCTCCAACGT ATCCTACCAAATTTTTTGGTTGTGAGCTGGGAGCACAGACCCAGTTTGATGTTAAGAATGACCGTTACATTGTCAATGGATCTCATGAGGCGAATAAGCTGCAAGACATGTTGGATGGATTCATTAAAAAATTTGTTCTCTGTCCTGAGTGTGAGAATCCTGAAACTGATCTG CATGTCAATCCTAAGAAACAAACTATAGGTAACTCTTGCAAAGCCTGTGGCTATCGAGGCATGCTTGACACAAACCATAAACTCTGCACGTTCATTCTCAAAAACCCACCTG AAAGTGGTGAGACTggtacaggaaagaaagagaaagataagAAGAATAGAAAAGGCAAAGACAAAGAGAATGGTTCTGTGTCCAGCAATGAGACCCTTCCACCCCCACCACCAGAGGAGATTACTCCTCCACAGGTTGTG gaggaggaagatgatgatgactgGGGCGAAGACACAACAGAAGAAGCCCAGAGGCGTAGAATGGATGAAATCAGTGACCATGCAAAGAACCTCACACTTAGTGAAGACCTGGAAAGAACAGTGGAGGAGAGAGTCAACATACTGTTTGATTTTGTGAAG aaaaagaaggaagaaggtgTCATTGATACTTCTGACAAAGACATTGTAGCAGAAGCAGAGAGACTGGATGTAAAGGCTATGGGCCCACTGGTTCTCACTGAAGTCCTTTTTGACGAAAAGATTCGTGAACAGATAAGGAAATACAGGCGTCACTTCCTTCGT TTCTGCCACAACAACAAGAAGGCTCAGAGGTACCTTCTCCACGGCTTTGAGTGTGTGGTAGCCATGCATCAGTCTCAGCTTATTTCTAAAATACCacatattttgaaggaaatgtaTGATGCAGATCTTCTGGAAGAAGAAGTCATCCTTGGCTGGGCAGAAAAG GCCTCAAAGAAATATGTTTCAAAGGAGCTTGCCAAAGAAATACGTGTCAAAGCAGAACCATTTATTAAATGGCTAAAGGAAGCTGAAGAAGAATCTTCCGGTAatgaagaagaggatgaagaTGAAAACATAGAG GTGGTGTACTCTACAACTGCCAGTGTACCTAAAGTTGAAACTGTGAAGCCTGCAAACAATAAAGATGACGATATCGATATTGATGCCATTTAA